In Minwuia thermotolerans, the following proteins share a genomic window:
- a CDS encoding SDR family oxidoreductase, with amino-acid sequence MTAAGAALVTGAAKRIGRAIALALAGDGRPVAIHYNGSQAEAEATVREIEAAGGRAAALQADLADHDAVLGLAAAAAARLGCPVEVLVNNASLFENDNIRSVSRESFDRHMAVNLRAPLFLAQGFAAALPEDRRGNIINLIDMRVWKPTPGFMSYTLSKAGLEMLTRTLAMGLAPGIRVNAIGPGPVLANERQTDEQFARQWRSTLLRRGAEPEEIAEGVRFILSAPSLTGQMIALDGGQHIPWPPARAGDDSLDG; translated from the coding sequence ATGACGGCGGCGGGCGCGGCCCTGGTCACCGGCGCCGCGAAACGAATCGGCCGCGCCATCGCCCTCGCTCTGGCCGGGGACGGCCGCCCCGTCGCGATCCACTACAACGGCTCGCAGGCGGAGGCCGAGGCCACGGTGCGCGAGATCGAGGCCGCCGGGGGCCGCGCGGCGGCGCTGCAGGCCGATCTGGCGGATCACGACGCAGTATTGGGCCTCGCGGCGGCCGCGGCGGCAAGGCTCGGCTGTCCGGTCGAGGTGCTGGTCAACAACGCCTCGCTGTTCGAAAACGACAACATTCGCAGCGTCAGCCGGGAAAGCTTCGATCGCCACATGGCGGTCAACCTGCGCGCGCCGCTGTTCCTGGCCCAGGGCTTCGCGGCGGCCCTGCCGGAAGACCGCAGGGGCAATATCATCAACCTGATCGACATGCGGGTCTGGAAGCCAACCCCGGGCTTCATGTCCTATACTCTCAGCAAGGCCGGCCTGGAGATGCTGACCCGCACCCTGGCCATGGGCCTGGCGCCCGGGATCAGGGTGAACGCCATCGGGCCGGGTCCCGTACTGGCCAACGAACGCCAGACCGATGAGCAGTTCGCGCGGCAATGGCGTTCGACCCTGCTCCGCCGCGGCGCCGAGCCTGAGGAAATCGCCGAGGGCGTCCGGTTCATCCTCTCGGCGCCCTCGCTGACGGGACAGATGATCGCGCTCGACGGCGGCCAGCACATTCCGTGGCCGCCGGCGCGGGCCGGCGACGACAGCCTGGACGGCTGA
- a CDS encoding flavin-dependent oxidoreductase translates to MKVLIAGGGIGGLVTALSLHRAGIECTVFEAVPEIQALGVGINLLPHAVRELTELGLAERLETVAIPTAELIYANRHGQRIWREPRGRDAGYNWPQFSIARGELQVILRDAVIERLGAARLKTDHELTGFEQDGAGVTAHFRSRSGGAARDEVQGDVLIGADGIHSTVRAGFYPDEGAPIWNGCVLWRATTEGPAYLTGRSMVMAGHANQKFVCYPISRRHLDEGRALINWIAEIRYPTDPPWRREDWNRPGRIEEFLPAFESWDFGWLDVPEIIRGARAIYEYPMVDRDPVPQWSFGRVTLLGDAAHPMYPIGSNGASQAIIDGRVLALELARRDDPAAALAAYDAERRPPTSAIVLANRGNGPEQVMQLVEERAPEGFADVHDVIGEGELADTARQYKMTAGFDVETLNSRPSLDP, encoded by the coding sequence ATGAAGGTACTGATCGCGGGCGGCGGCATCGGCGGCCTGGTCACGGCGCTCAGCCTGCACAGGGCCGGTATCGAGTGCACGGTGTTCGAGGCGGTGCCCGAGATCCAGGCGCTGGGCGTCGGCATCAACCTGTTGCCGCACGCGGTGCGCGAACTGACCGAACTCGGTCTGGCGGAAAGGCTCGAGACAGTCGCAATTCCGACAGCCGAACTGATCTACGCCAACCGTCACGGCCAGCGCATCTGGCGCGAGCCGCGCGGGCGGGACGCCGGCTACAACTGGCCGCAGTTCTCGATCGCCCGGGGTGAACTGCAGGTGATCCTGCGCGACGCGGTGATCGAACGTCTTGGCGCGGCGCGGCTGAAGACCGATCACGAACTGACGGGCTTCGAGCAGGACGGCGCCGGCGTCACCGCGCATTTCCGCAGCCGCTCGGGCGGCGCGGCGCGCGACGAGGTGCAGGGCGACGTCCTGATCGGCGCCGACGGCATCCATTCGACCGTCCGCGCCGGCTTCTATCCGGATGAGGGCGCGCCGATCTGGAATGGCTGTGTGCTCTGGCGGGCGACCACGGAGGGGCCGGCCTATCTGACGGGCCGCTCCATGGTCATGGCGGGCCATGCCAACCAGAAGTTCGTCTGCTACCCGATCTCGCGCAGGCATCTGGACGAGGGCCGTGCGCTGATCAACTGGATCGCCGAGATCCGTTATCCCACCGACCCGCCCTGGCGGCGCGAAGACTGGAACCGGCCGGGCCGGATCGAGGAGTTCCTGCCCGCCTTCGAGAGCTGGGACTTCGGCTGGCTCGACGTGCCGGAGATAATCCGCGGCGCGCGGGCGATATACGAATACCCAATGGTCGACCGCGATCCCGTCCCGCAATGGAGCTTCGGGCGGGTGACGCTGCTGGGCGACGCCGCGCATCCGATGTATCCCATCGGCTCCAACGGCGCGTCGCAGGCCATCATCGACGGCCGCGTGCTGGCGCTGGAACTGGCGCGCCGTGACGACCCGGCGGCCGCGTTGGCGGCCTATGACGCCGAGCGCCGTCCGCCGACCTCGGCCATCGTGCTGGCGAACCGCGGCAACGGGCCGGAGCAGGTGATGCAGCTTGTCGAGGAACGCGCGCCGGAAGGCTTCGCCGACGTACACGACGTCATCGGCGAGGGCGAACTGGCCGATACGGCCAGGCAATACAAGATGACAGCCGGCTTCGACGTGGAGACGCTGAACAGCCGCCCGTCTCTCGATCCGTGA
- a CDS encoding SH3 domain-containing protein, translating into MLRVRFAFLLLVGLLPVAAPAAETGSETGLSLPRFVSVKADRANLRAGPGTDYPVRWVYRREHLPVQIVDEWGHWRAVRDPWGGEGWLHKSLLSGRRTAMVMQDLTPLKREPSPAAEIVLYAERRIIGTLELCRAGWCRLSIDGRAGWMPAAAIYGGENEGEAAGGVRE; encoded by the coding sequence ATGCTGCGCGTCCGGTTCGCTTTCCTTCTTCTAGTCGGCCTGCTTCCGGTTGCCGCCCCGGCGGCCGAGACCGGATCGGAAACCGGTCTGTCGCTGCCCCGTTTCGTCTCCGTGAAGGCGGACAGGGCGAACCTGCGCGCGGGCCCGGGCACCGACTACCCCGTACGCTGGGTCTACCGCCGCGAGCACCTGCCGGTGCAGATCGTCGACGAATGGGGCCACTGGCGCGCCGTGCGCGATCCCTGGGGCGGGGAGGGCTGGCTGCACAAGAGCCTGCTGTCGGGCCGGCGCACGGCGATGGTAATGCAGGATCTGACGCCGCTGAAACGGGAGCCGTCGCCGGCGGCCGAAATCGTGCTCTATGCTGAGCGGCGCATCATCGGCACGCTGGAACTGTGCCGCGCCGGCTGGTGCCGCCTCAGCATCGACGGCCGTGCCGGCTGGATGCCGGCGGCGGCGATCTATGGCGGCGAGAACGAGGGCGAAGCGGCGGGAGGGGTCAGGGAATGA
- a CDS encoding calcium/sodium antiporter, giving the protein MMYLMVAAGLILLLLGGEALVRAAVTLADRLGVSKLIIGLTVVAFGTSAPELLVCVQAVLEDAPAIAIGNIVGSNIANILLVVGAPALIAPFYCAKSTMKREGTAMLGATLILIAFMALDSLRVWSGALLFALLLLFLYTAYRSARRSSAGSYAEEVEELSEGVPRSGVAIAALLVLGLAGLVAGSGLLVDGAREIALAAGLSETVIGITLVALGTSLPELATSIVAAMRRHGDVAIGNVIGSNLFNILGILGITAMVAPIPVPPQIMLFDVWVMLACAVVLFPLAFARLPVGRAAGAVFLLGYGAYVWAQFAGLSGMPIDKMAGG; this is encoded by the coding sequence ATGATGTATCTGATGGTGGCCGCGGGCCTGATCCTGCTCCTGCTGGGTGGCGAGGCGCTGGTTCGCGCCGCCGTGACGCTGGCCGACCGTCTGGGAGTTTCGAAGCTGATCATCGGGCTGACCGTGGTCGCTTTCGGCACCTCGGCGCCGGAACTTCTGGTCTGCGTCCAGGCAGTGCTGGAGGACGCCCCGGCCATCGCCATCGGCAATATCGTCGGCTCCAACATCGCCAACATCCTGCTGGTCGTCGGCGCCCCGGCGCTGATCGCGCCGTTCTACTGCGCAAAGAGCACGATGAAGCGGGAAGGCACCGCGATGCTGGGCGCGACGCTAATCCTGATCGCCTTCATGGCGCTCGACTCCCTGCGCGTCTGGTCGGGCGCGCTGCTTTTCGCCCTGCTTCTGCTCTTCCTCTACACCGCTTATCGAAGCGCCCGCCGCAGCAGTGCCGGCAGCTACGCCGAGGAGGTCGAGGAACTCAGCGAGGGGGTCCCGCGCTCGGGCGTGGCCATCGCCGCCCTGCTCGTCCTCGGGCTGGCCGGTCTGGTCGCCGGCTCCGGTCTGCTGGTCGACGGCGCGCGCGAAATCGCGCTGGCCGCCGGACTGTCGGAGACGGTCATCGGCATCACACTGGTCGCCCTCGGCACTTCCCTGCCGGAACTGGCGACATCCATCGTCGCCGCCATGCGCCGCCACGGCGACGTCGCAATCGGCAATGTCATAGGCTCCAACCTGTTCAACATCCTGGGCATCCTGGGGATCACCGCCATGGTCGCGCCCATTCCGGTGCCGCCCCAGATCATGCTGTTCGACGTCTGGGTTATGCTGGCCTGCGCAGTAGTGCTGTTCCCGCTGGCCTTCGCGCGGCTACCGGTCGGACGGGCCGCGGGCGCGGTCTTCCTCCTCGGCTACGGCGCCTATGTCTGGGCGCAGTTCGCCGGCCTCTCCGGCATGCCGATCGACAAGATGGCGGGGGGCTGA